Within Marmota flaviventris isolate mMarFla1 chromosome 13, mMarFla1.hap1, whole genome shotgun sequence, the genomic segment TTTCATAGCTCATCTCAGTCAATCTCCCATGTTACCTTATTAGACAGAAACTGCCATCAAATAAGGAAAGAAGGTTTCCACGTTCTCACCGTTGGTCCCATCCTACCCAAGAAGTACGCTGGCGTTGGAtgagatgagaaaattaaagctCAGAGGAATCAAGTAAGTAACTGAAAGATGGTCTAATGGCCAGTGTGTGGCAGACTCCCCAGTTGAAGTCCGCTGTGTGATTCCAAGtctatatattttcattaaacattGCTAATgctatatctaaaaagaaaagctCCTGTGACCGAGGAGCCTCTTCAGGGCTCCCTTCATGTCCTTGTTCCTGAGGCTGTAGATGAAAGGGTTCAGCATGGGAGTCACTACCGTGTACACTGCAGCCGCTGCAATGCTCTTCTCTTCAGAGGCCACGGAGGGAGGGCACAGGTAGGCACTGAAAAGGGTCCCGTAGAAGAAACAGACAACACAGAGATGGGAAccgcaggtggagaaggccttgcCCCCTCCACCAGGAGTCCGGACCCTCAGGATGGCAGACACAATGTGGATGTAGGAGATAACAATGCACAGGAAGGGGACCACGAGCACAGTGCCTCCTAAGACAAAAACCGTCAACTCATTGACACGGGTGCTGGAACACGACAGCTTCAGGACGGGAGTTATGTCACAGAAAAAGTGAGCAATTTCCCCCACAACACAGAAGGACAGCCGGGCCATGAGGAGGGTGTGAGTGAGGGCAACCAGGTTAGTGAGGAGCCAACACAAGGCGAGCAGCAGGACGCAGGCCCGGGGGCTCATTACTGTGGAGTAGAGGAGAGGGCGGCAAATGGCCACGTATCGGTCATATGCCATTACAGCCAGCAAGAAGCTGTCCAGGTCACCAAACATCAGAAAGAAGTACATTTGTGTGAGGCAACCAGTATAGGAGATGGTAGGATGCCGGGTCTGTACATTCACCAGCATCTTGGTGACTGTGCAGGATGTTAAACCCACGTCCACCAAGGACAGGTTGGCCaaaaagaagtacatgggggtgtggaggtgtgGGTCAGAGGCaatggccaggatgatgagcacaTTCCCAGTCAAGGTGACAAGATACATACACAGGAAAATTCCACAGAGTAAGTGCTGTTGCTCCGGCAAATCAGATATTCCCCGGAGGAAAAACTCAGAGACGCTGGATTGGTTCTCCATGACGGTAGTATCTGGAGGCTGGAGAAGATGGAATGCTAGATTTACCATCAAACTGCTTGTGCTGACTCTCGGATCTTCCAACTCCCAAATGCAGACACAGACCACCAGAGGGACAGAGGGCAAAGGCACTCATGGCCTGATCGTCATTAAAAAGCAGCATGACCTGTTAGGTACTAAACACTTAGCCTGTGCCCTACCCATCACCCTCCAACAACCTTATCACCTTCAGAAACCAGGCGCATCGTTAGGGCCAGGGTGCTCTCGCCGTGACTCTGAGGACAAACAACCTCAAGGATAAAAACTGTTGAGAAGACCTCCACATGGCAAATTCCTAGGGCCCACAGCTTGTCACTTGCCATGATTTGTGCTCTCTTCCATTTCCCACCTGCGTGTTCTCAGCTCAGCCCTGTCATGGGGGAGGCAGAGATGTTGACACAGGATGTCACACTGATACAAACAGCTAACTCTTGACTCCAGGATGCCGGACTGACCACACCTTCCTTGAGTTAAAGAGCCCTcgtagaaaaagaaaacacaacttTAAAATGGACAGAAAACCGGGAAACattcctaaaccttaacccaccTCTTTCACATGAACAAAATTAATTCTCCTTCTGAGGGGAGCCCTCTGGTCTGGGTGGTGACTCCCTTTACTTAAGAGAAGCTCTAACAAAAAAGCCTCACCTGTATGTTCGCACACCtgacttgattttatttctactgTCACCAAGTCCAAGTCCCCATGTCCAGCATCAAATCTTCCTTTAAATTCCTTGTTACCCCAGTCCTCACATTACCTTCAATCTGACCCtacttcttttctctcatttccaggaatctcattttttctttcctctctgtttTCCTCAATTCAAACTTTTATGGAGAGACCAACACGGCCTGAGACATGTTCACCCCTGATATTACCACACCTTAGAGGAGTTCTACAGCTCTGTAACAGTTCCTGTGCTGCAATAGGATGTTTACATGAATAGACTGAAGTGAACTAAATCTTAAATTATTTGGGGAGATGGTCCCAAGACACACactatattcttctttttaaaaattatcataaaggAGGTGGGTAGAACTTGAAAAAGTACTGGGAAACGAAATCTATCAAATTATGCTATCTCCATGTATGACTTTACCATAATGAATCATacgtatgtgtatgtatatatatatatatatatataaaatacatataagtaTAATGCACTAGTAGATTACCTTTTTGTTGCAGTAACCAAAATAtctgatgagaacaacttagaggagtaaaggtttattttgggttcaaagtttcagaggttcattccaCAGCCAGCCAATtccattgccctgggcccaaGTTGAGGTAGAAAATGATTATGGAAGGGTAGAATGGAGGAAAGAGGTCAGCTCATGTCAGCCAAGAAGTGGGCGGAGCTGGGGGGAGAATACAAGGAACTAGGAACAAAATATCATCCCCAAGAGCACATcctcagtgacctgcttcctctagTCATGCACCACCTTCCCATAGCCCCTGCCCAGttgttcattcaaattattaacccatcaagtTGATTATTCCACTGTTGAGGTTATAGTTTTCATAAcctgatcattttacctctgagcatTCCCGCATTAACGTATGAGCTTTTcagaggacacctcatatccaagccatagcaatctgcccctggcccccaaaatctcatgttcATCTGACAATTCAAAGTGAGTTTAATTCATCTTCCAGAGTTCCCATAGTCAATATTTTCAGAATTGCTCAAAATTCCAAgcccaaagtctcctctgagactcaaggccaACTCTTAGTTGTGAGCTCCTGTAAAGATCAAAAACAGGTTATATACATCCAATAAATAATgacacagagtaaacattcccattccaaagggAGGAATAGGGGCATAGAATGGAGGAATGGGAccaaaaaatggatggaacctaGCTGGATGAAGAAGCCCCATAACTCCATGTCTGGCATCTGGAGCACACAGTAGCATGATATGATCTCCAAAGGACTCGGGCTGATCCACCCCTGTGGACTTGCCAGCTGCAGCCCACGTGGCCTCTCTCACCCACAGCTCTGTCCACAGCCATCAGCTTCCCTTGGCAGATGTTCCATATTCTTGGACTCTCTCAATTCTGGGGATCTCCATTGCAGTTTCAGCTTCATCTTCAGAGCTTCATGCATCACCCTCTCGGTGACTTCCTGCAGGGGTTTCAAGCCTGCAACATGTGCCCTGACCTCCcaagccttcctttgaaatctcagtggaagcctccatgaccccatAACTTCAGCGACCTGCATTACTGCAGAACCAGTGCATTACTGCAGCACCACATGAATGATAGCAAGATCTGCTGGGCTCTCTTAACCCATGGCTGCAGTgacctctgagtgcctgggaAGCTTAGCATAGTGAAACAAATTCTGGGAAATAACTTCCTAGGTATACCCTGCTTGCACAGGTCTCTTAAAGCAGTTTTCCCTTTTATACCCATGAGTCTGCCATGGGTATGTCTTGCATCTTTGCTATTATCTCTCTGTAAGTACTTATTTTTAGTGGCTTGGCCCTAAGTTTTTAGGTACTTCTTTTCTGGGCAAACTGCAAAATTTAAACTCTTTATCCTCTTCTTTCTGCTCCCAATTCTTCCGGTAAACCTGGATAAAAGCAGTCAGCAATACCTATGCCACCACTTGAATGCTGTGccgccttgaaatttcctccactttATTTAGTTCATCACCTTTGAATTCAGCCTCACACAAAGTCTTGGGACATAGAAAAAAGTGTAGATAAGATTTTGCCAGAATGTAAAATGTGCAGCCTCTAGTCTAATTCTCTATGAGTCCTCATTCCCCTCATAAATCTCATTAGCACAATCTTCACTGTCCGCATTTTTATAAGCATTCTGGTTTTCTGAGCTCCCATCACCATTACCCATTAAGCTCAGCTTATGACATTCCAAGTCTTCTCCCACCTGTATTTCAGAACTTTTTCGGACTCTTCCCACAAATcagttccaaaggcttctgaaccacatggtcagattAGTCACAGCAAAAGCCCTGCTcccagtaccaatttctgtgttagttatcttttcatttttgtgaccaaaatacctgacaagaacaacttagaggaagaaaaagtgtATTTAAGGACTATAGTaacagaagttcagtccatggctggtcaacttcattgctctgggcccaaggtgaggcagaacatccatGGCATAaggtgtggcaaaggaaagctgctcagttcatggcagctagaactcagagagagcaagagaacagGTGTCCAAGGATGAAATCCAATCCCCAAGCGCAAGACCCTTTcactcacttcctccagccatgtcccacttgccttcagttaccaacCAGTGGTTCAAATTATTAATCACAGGAGGTTACAGCTGTCACAATCCAGTCATTTTATCTCTGAGTACCTCAGAACCAAGtcaaaataactaattaaaatgatgacgatgatgatgatgatgataaaagaGAGATCCATAGAGAAGAGCAATTGgatcaggagagggaggaggaagagaaaggaaaggtacTAAGGAAtgactgatcaaattatgttgtgcatatatatgaacatggcataatgaatccctcttttaggtataattataatgcacaataaaaatgtttaaatctcaAAAACACCTCATTTTAGAATGAAGGGATTGTGAAAAATACATGCCTATTTATTTCCTCATCTTTTCTTCTGAAAGAACATATGAAGTCCCACATTTGAGTTTCTGTCATTGGTATCATCATCACCCTCTAATGCTTATTAGTACTATTATTTGTCAGGCACTCTATTAAGCACTTATCTAGGTTGTGTCCTTTAATTCTTCaatgaagcaggaggcagagATTATTCTTCTTAACTACAATGAAATTGAGGGTAGGGATGTTTGATAAATTTTCACAATGACtcaccatatgtgtgtgtgcccaTTGCATTGAACTCTAGAGACAACATCATTAATCAATATGTGGTAAGTTATTTTCTATCTTTGCCTATATAGTTACTCTCTCAGGATTCCTAATTGAACATCTTTAGTATCAGTTGCCCTTACTATTTTATATACTTGTTTTTCGTAGAAAAATATTGAAGCTCAATAACTGGATAAAGCCTAAAAGATCATTTGGTCCAGAGATCCTTAAGCAACATTATATAAATTAGCTTATCAAAAtcaattgaggggctgggggtgtggctcaagcggtagcgtgctcacctggcatgcgtgcggcctgggttcaatcctcagcaccacatacaaataaagatgttgtgtccactgagaactaaaaaacataaataaaaaaaaatcaattgagatgtttattaaaaataatagaattcttTTCCCCACCTCAAACATACAGTCTGAGTACCTGTATGTAAAACCACAATTAAATCCTCCTCAGGTATTTGTATGTTTAATTGATATTAAGAAACatttataccccatttgattcaaatgtatgatatgtaaaGATCATTGTATTATCATGcgcaactaataataaaaaagaaacatttatttagccCAACTCTTccctttaattcacagataaataaatgaagggaTTGAAAAAGATTTCACTATGCTTTGGAGGAAGACAGAGTCCAAAAACTGAGATTTCAGACTCTTACACTAGTTCCCTGTCCATTAAGTCAACCATCTTTCCATTTCATATTATTCAGAGTCCATACTTAAAGAACAACTTCCCTCCAAATAAATAGACTTGCTGAATCACTGTGCATATTTTGAAGTTAAGGGTATTATCTATCCCTAAATCCTACACTGAGTTGAATAACATCTCAGAATTACACACgtttttttttccatgagattaaaaaaaaaaaaaaaaaagccaataccTAAACTATTTCCCCCCTACTCCATCTCATGATGGGGAACATGGTGACTCACCAAGATTAGACTCTGGTGACTGGACCTATCCTAATAACCATGTCCTGGGTGGCAGGAGAGTCTCTTAAGACCCAATAGATTGTGCATCTCATCAAGAGGAGAGTGATGAAGACTGGTCAACAACTCTGTGCTTTCCTGACATCCACTCCCATCTTAGTGTTTCCAATTAGGCTTTAAGGAACCATAAATTACTTTAGGGAAGAGCAACATCTCTTTCATTATCTATGTCGGCTTGATCATCCTATTAATGCCTTGATCAAGGTATTCCCATTGGAGAGTCTTCAGTCTATGGTACTAACCAGCACACAtcagaaaattccccaaatccaccgaaaataaattcataaataaagcTTCCCATTGTAATCCCAGCTTTTTACCTTCTgtccttttgttcttttattcaaGTACCTTGTGCTGGTATGTCTTGCTCTAGCCTTTAGTTCTTCCCTCCCCAGAAATGATTTCTCATCTTTCCATCTTATCTGTGGCCTCAGAAAACTCTATAGATCTTTGAGACACCATTGAGGTGCTTGCAGAAATTTAGGACAACCTCTTCCTCTATCATCCAAGGTGATAATGTCTCTTTACTTACCTCCATCACCTCTTCCTGTATTGTGTCTGTTAAAAGGTAAAAGCTGACTTGAACATGATAGAAAGAAACTCTGAAGGTAGGATCTGCCAGACCACAACTGCTTAACTCAcgtttcttattttgttttacactggttactgagaagaaagtgatgCAGCTATCTTTAATTTAGGCAGAAAAGTTTAGATTCTTCCTGAGAATCTTTGTGAGGGGATTAACTGAAATTAGAGTTCAGGATCAAACAGTTAGAAGCAAAAGATAGATTGCTAACCTGAAACTAAAAATAGAGtttggagggaaagagaaaaaaaaaagatttttagattCCAAGTGAGGATCCCAAGATATTAAGAAAGGACTTGCAAAACCAAGTCAAAGTCATATCCAAGGGGGAGGCTGGAGCAGTCATGGTTAAGTTCATCAGGGAGAACAAAAACCTGAAAAAGGTATGGCAATacgtaaatcagtggatgtgtaaccgatgtgattctgcaatctgtatacggggtaaaaatgggagttcataacccacttgaatcaaagtgattCATTGACATATCATtcaatgatatgtcaagaactatgtaatgttttgaacaaccaacaataaaaatttaaaaaaaaacctgaaaaaggTTCTGTATGAATGTTTGGGGTGACCTGGGAAACATGGTGCTCCGATCCCACCTAACCCAGGTCTTCAGGAATTTTgaagttctttatatttatatttgaaagctGAATTGACGAAACAGAGAGCTGGTAGCTCATCAAAATAATTCTAGGAGGAAACTGATCGGGCTCCACTTTGGGCATCCACAGATACAGGGAGTCTGGGGATAGAATTCCCTAGAGCCTTGTTATTGCAAACACTCAATAATTGTCCAATTTCCTCTCTGTGTCTCTTAGATTAAAATAGTACAGCTTCACTTAAAAGCAGAGAAGTTTTACTTCTTTATGTTAAGTGGTAGCATTAAAAAGTTTAGCTATTTATACTGATGTGTAACCACAGTCTATGGTCAAAACACACTTTCTGTATCAATAAATCTCCTATCTCCTTACCATGTTTTTGCCTCTAAGCTCCTTCTCTAAAGAAATTCAGAAGCTACCAACATAAACCCATTTGAACAGTTTAATAGCAGAGgacatatctttctttttaaaaaagcttataaataaatagaaaaaaatcagttgactaGAGGGGAGTGAACAGGGAGAAGGGGGAAAAGGGAAAGTACTAGAGaatgaattagagcaaattatattccatgcttgtgtaattatgtcaaatgaacactaatattatgtataactaaaatgaattcTCATGCTTCCGGTTAAATGTGTTATATTCAAACTCCATGTATATACATactactttttttgtttattgttggaGCCGCTTTTAATATGCATGCATATTTCCCCCCATTATCATCAAGTGTAATTTTAATCTTACACAAATAATGTTGATTTGAAATGCCATGTGAAAAATTTGACCTACCATGTTCAAAGAGTTTAGTtactgaaaagagaagaaaactaagGACACTTGGCAAGGTGGTTATAATATGTGCTTTGTAaacattcttctttttcaattttaaaacattttaaatttggtttCTCAATTGAAATTTAGCTTACAGGAAACTGATAAACATATGgtattttctttagccatttatctgttgacaggcacctaggctgcttccataacttggctatcatgaattgtgctactataaacattgatatgcctgattttagatctttttggataaataccaaggagtgggatatcattgatggttctattcctagtctttgaggaatctccaagtagctttccaaagtggttgtactactTTGCAGTCCTAAAAACAATGTATGAGGGTACATTTATCCCCACATCTTGGTCAgcatttcttattatttgtatgtttaaTGATTTCCATTCTaattgagtgagatgaaatctcaatgtagttttgatttgtatttcctgaagaattaaattataaaatttgaaggtaaatggatggaactgtagaaCATCACACTTAGTGAAATacaccaaactcagaaagtcaagggtcaaatattttctctcatatgcagaacctaagagatcagtggagtagaggaggAGATAGAGAGGGAAAAAGGATGGAcggaaaaaggaagaaactgtgaaataaaattgactgaagtattatatatataatatatattatatatatatatatatatatatatatatatatatatatatatatgtacatatctccgtgtgtgtgtgtcacactgaatttcacctttaataaaaataatacctccATGTACTCTTGGGCAATTAAatca encodes:
- the LOC114100097 gene encoding olfactory receptor 1N1, with product MENQSSVSEFFLRGISDLPEQQHLLCGIFLCMYLVTLTGNVLIILAIASDPHLHTPMYFFLANLSLVDVGLTSCTVTKMLVNVQTRHPTISYTGCLTQMYFFLMFGDLDSFLLAVMAYDRYVAICRPLLYSTVMSPRACVLLLALCWLLTNLVALTHTLLMARLSFCVVGEIAHFFCDITPVLKLSCSSTRVNELTVFVLGGTVLVVPFLCIVISYIHIVSAILRVRTPGGGGKAFSTCGSHLCVVCFFYGTLFSAYLCPPSVASEEKSIAAAAVYTVVTPMLNPFIYSLRNKDMKGALKRLLGHRSFSF